A region of Streptomyces sp. NBC_01750 DNA encodes the following proteins:
- a CDS encoding ATP-binding protein: MISQPSRHCTVELQALPSRIGQVRRILSAQLRYWHLDPLIDQAALGVTELLTNVHRHAEPDKMCTVEIELLLDRLTVSVHDNDPRLPAVGDADLFATSGRGLGLIAAVSDSWGVRPEGETGKIVWFTLSTPPPAVALPPYPVVYGSTADEPFTSTASSATAQNGTRQRASARSAVAR; this comes from the coding sequence GTGATCAGCCAGCCAAGCAGGCACTGCACGGTGGAGCTCCAGGCCCTGCCGTCGCGGATCGGTCAGGTCCGCAGAATCCTTTCGGCGCAATTGCGCTACTGGCATCTCGATCCCTTGATCGACCAGGCAGCGCTGGGCGTCACCGAGTTGCTGACCAACGTTCACCGGCACGCCGAGCCGGACAAAATGTGCACGGTGGAGATCGAGTTGCTGCTCGACCGGCTCACGGTCTCTGTCCATGACAACGATCCACGTCTCCCGGCAGTGGGGGACGCAGATCTCTTCGCCACTTCCGGGCGCGGGCTCGGGCTGATAGCGGCGGTGAGTGACAGCTGGGGTGTACGACCCGAGGGCGAGACGGGCAAGATCGTCTGGTTCACGCTCTCCACACCTCCCCCCGCGGTGGCTCTGCCGCCGTATCCGGTGGTGTACGGGTCGACTGCCGACGAGCCCTTCACCAGTACGGCGAGTTCGGCGACGGCGCAGAACGGGACGCGTCAACGTGCCTCCGCCCGGTCGGCCGTTGCGCGCTGA
- a CDS encoding ABC transporter ATP-binding protein codes for MTTTTTTTTRTAARVVDAVKIYGKGDTEVRALDGVSVDFPVGRFTAIMGPSGSGKSTLMHCAAGLDTLTSGSALIGDTDLGALDDRRLTLLRRERVGFVFQAFNLIPTLTVAENITLPTDLAGERADREWFDALVDTVGLRDRLHHRPSELSGGQQQRVAVARAFAGRPDVVFADEPTGNLDSRSGEEVLRLLGRAVRQTDRTVVMVTHDPVAAAHADEVVFLADGRLVDRMEAPTAERVLDRLKAFDGQGATA; via the coding sequence ATGACCACCACCACGACGACCACGACCCGCACCGCAGCCCGAGTCGTCGACGCCGTGAAGATCTACGGCAAGGGCGACACCGAAGTGAGGGCCCTGGACGGGGTGAGCGTCGACTTCCCGGTCGGCCGCTTCACCGCGATCATGGGGCCCTCGGGCTCGGGCAAGTCCACGTTGATGCACTGCGCCGCCGGGCTCGACACCCTCACCTCGGGCTCGGCCCTCATCGGCGACACCGACCTCGGCGCACTCGACGACCGCAGGCTCACCCTGCTGCGCCGCGAACGCGTCGGCTTCGTCTTCCAGGCGTTCAACCTCATCCCCACCCTCACCGTCGCCGAGAACATCACGCTTCCGACGGACCTGGCGGGGGAGCGGGCCGACCGTGAGTGGTTCGACGCGCTCGTCGACACCGTCGGGCTGCGGGACCGGCTGCACCACCGGCCCAGCGAGCTGTCCGGCGGCCAGCAGCAGCGTGTCGCCGTGGCCCGCGCTTTCGCCGGCCGGCCCGACGTCGTCTTCGCCGACGAGCCGACCGGCAATCTCGACTCCCGCTCCGGGGAGGAGGTGCTGCGGCTGCTCGGCCGCGCCGTACGCCAGACGGACCGCACGGTGGTCATGGTCACTCACGACCCCGTCGCCGCCGCCCACGCCGACGAGGTCGTCTTCCTCGCCGACGGACGGCTCGTCGACCGGATGGAGGCCCCGACCGCCGAGCGCGTCCTGGACCGCCTGAAGGCCTTCGACGGCCAAGGGGCGACGGCATGA
- a CDS encoding DUF4865 family protein: MHAMQYEITLPADYDMEIIRKRVATKGHLLDGFPGLGLKAYLMRERVDGSPVNQYAPLYLWATPEGMNSFLRGPGFQGIVNDFGRPVVQHWTVLAYEEGPAAAAVPRSATRRRTRIPEDEPPAFAVEKALAAHRQLACANGVVAAAVAIDPRHWELLYFALWAQDAPEASDDVFQVLHLCAPHRAELPRGQQW; this comes from the coding sequence ATGCATGCCATGCAGTACGAGATCACTCTGCCCGCCGATTACGACATGGAGATCATCCGCAAGCGGGTGGCGACGAAGGGCCATCTGCTCGACGGCTTTCCCGGCCTCGGTCTGAAGGCCTATCTGATGCGCGAACGCGTCGATGGCTCGCCGGTCAACCAGTACGCGCCGCTGTATCTGTGGGCCACGCCGGAAGGCATGAACTCCTTCCTCCGGGGGCCCGGATTCCAGGGCATCGTCAACGACTTCGGACGTCCGGTGGTCCAGCACTGGACAGTGCTGGCGTATGAGGAGGGTCCGGCCGCCGCGGCCGTGCCCCGGTCCGCCACGCGTCGCCGGACACGGATACCTGAGGACGAACCTCCCGCTTTCGCCGTGGAGAAGGCACTCGCCGCGCATCGGCAGCTCGCATGCGCGAACGGGGTGGTCGCGGCCGCCGTCGCCATCGATCCGCGGCACTGGGAGCTGCTGTACTTCGCGCTGTGGGCCCAGGACGCGCCCGAGGCGAGCGATGACGTATTCCAGGTGCTGCATCTCTGTGCCCCGCACCGTGCGGAGCTGCCTCGGGGGCAGCAGTGGTGA
- a CDS encoding SHOCT domain-containing protein, with protein MNTLAYDGPGPWILFFPLIWAAVVIGVVSVLRRTVWRGRRGPWHPTRATHGESSPIAMLGRRFAAGDIDEEEYWRRLSVLDEQFGRIGKDGAA; from the coding sequence ATGAACACACTTGCCTACGACGGGCCCGGCCCGTGGATTCTGTTCTTCCCGCTGATCTGGGCGGCCGTCGTCATCGGCGTCGTCTCCGTCCTGCGCCGCACCGTGTGGCGCGGCCGCCGCGGTCCCTGGCATCCGACCCGCGCGACGCACGGCGAGAGCTCTCCGATCGCGATGCTCGGCCGTCGCTTCGCCGCCGGCGACATCGACGAGGAAGAGTACTGGCGACGGCTGTCCGTCCTGGACGAGCAGTTCGGCCGTATCGGCAAGGACGGTGCCGCATGA
- a CDS encoding TetR/AcrR family transcriptional regulator, with translation MSTPERLIEATRALLWERGYVGTSPKAIQQQAGAGQGSMYHHFAGKPDLALAAIRRTADEMRAAAEVPLAGDGTAYERISAYLLRERDVLRGCPVGRLTMDPDVIASDEMRAPVEETLDWLRGRLAGIVQEGLDAGEFTAPVDPAGTAAAIVATVQGGYVLARASGSPDAFDTAVGGLLALLAPRNTTVA, from the coding sequence ATGAGTACTCCCGAACGGCTGATCGAAGCCACCCGCGCGCTGCTGTGGGAGCGCGGCTACGTGGGCACCAGCCCCAAGGCGATCCAGCAGCAGGCGGGCGCCGGCCAGGGCAGCATGTACCACCACTTCGCGGGCAAGCCCGATCTGGCGCTGGCCGCGATCCGGCGTACCGCCGACGAGATGCGCGCGGCCGCCGAAGTGCCGCTCGCCGGCGACGGCACTGCGTACGAGCGGATCAGCGCGTATCTGCTGCGCGAGCGCGATGTACTGCGCGGCTGCCCGGTCGGGCGCCTCACGATGGACCCGGACGTCATCGCCAGCGACGAGATGCGCGCCCCGGTCGAGGAGACGCTCGACTGGCTGCGCGGACGCCTGGCCGGGATCGTCCAGGAGGGCCTGGACGCGGGCGAGTTCACGGCCCCGGTCGATCCGGCCGGGACTGCGGCGGCGATCGTCGCCACGGTGCAGGGCGGCTACGTGCTGGCCCGTGCGTCCGGCTCGCCGGACGCCTTCGACACAGCGGTTGGAGGGCTGCTCGCGCTGCTCGCGCCGCGTAACACCACTGTCGCGTAA
- a CDS encoding ABC transporter permease, whose translation MSGSRASLRISLNSLRAHKRRFAGTFTAVLLGVAFLAGTLVMGDTLRGSFDTMFAGANSGTDAVVRSSNVVTVSGEGQGTRQPVRTNLVSRIEKTPGVAAAVPNIQGAGQLVGSDGKPVGGQGPPTVAGNWIDDPELNPYRLAEGRVPAASGEVVINRGAADKGGLKVGDRTVLRTPDPVGVTVVGLATFGGEDGMGQVTFTGMTWADAEKYLTPKPGGAASIQVRAGPGTGQQELVDALTPVLPKGVEAITGQESTQENQDMISGQFLNLFTTLLLVFSGIVLLVATFSIHNTFAIVIAQRTRENALLRALGASRRQVVSSTLIEAVVVALAASVAGLLGGIGVAAGLQTLFPLIGFPFPEGSLVISGVSMLLPLAVGVIVCLGSALLPAVRAGRTAPLAALRETAVDHSAASRTRAYAGTGVALAGTGLILTGVVASGPIWLSAAGAVLALVAFVVLGPVASSYAVRILGRPLDRLRGVSGSLAKRNALRGPKRTAATATALMTGVAVVSLFTVFGASLKATMDQTVSRSFAGDVAVSVPAFGAGGSGLSPKLAPAIAAQPGVETAVGLGKGVAEVDGAGRELTITDPAALAEAFDLGTVQGSLDKLGAGGMAVADTEAGKRGWKPGSTAELAFTDGRKQTFTVRAVFDRSELSGDYVVTREAWAPHRGQDSDTLIAVSFKDGVSTADGTAAVEKTAAAYGDPEVQTRDEYARTAAGAIDMMLTLVYALLALAVVIALLGIANTLTLAIHERTRELGLLRAVGQTRNQLRAMVRWESVLVAAFGTAGGLALGGLLGWVLVKASEATGDTAFVFAVPPVRLLVVGLVGLVAGAVAGWRPARRAARLDVLRAIATE comes from the coding sequence ATGAGCGGCAGCCGGGCATCGCTGCGCATCAGCCTCAATTCGCTGCGCGCCCACAAACGGCGCTTCGCCGGGACCTTCACCGCCGTACTGCTCGGCGTGGCCTTCCTGGCAGGCACGCTCGTCATGGGCGACACACTGCGCGGCAGCTTCGACACCATGTTCGCCGGTGCCAACAGCGGCACCGATGCCGTCGTCCGCAGCTCCAACGTGGTCACCGTCTCCGGCGAGGGCCAGGGCACCCGGCAGCCCGTACGGACGAATCTCGTCAGCCGGATCGAGAAGACACCCGGCGTCGCCGCCGCCGTGCCCAACATCCAGGGCGCCGGACAACTCGTCGGCTCGGACGGCAAACCCGTCGGCGGGCAGGGCCCGCCCACCGTGGCCGGCAACTGGATCGACGACCCGGAGCTCAACCCGTACCGGCTCGCCGAAGGCCGCGTCCCGGCCGCGTCCGGTGAGGTCGTGATCAACCGCGGCGCCGCCGACAAGGGCGGTCTGAAGGTCGGGGACCGGACCGTGCTGCGCACCCCCGACCCGGTCGGGGTCACCGTCGTCGGCCTCGCCACCTTCGGCGGCGAGGACGGCATGGGCCAGGTCACCTTCACCGGTATGACCTGGGCGGATGCCGAGAAGTACCTCACCCCGAAACCGGGAGGGGCGGCGTCCATCCAGGTGCGGGCAGGTCCGGGGACCGGCCAACAGGAGCTCGTGGACGCCCTGACACCCGTACTCCCCAAGGGGGTCGAGGCGATCACCGGACAGGAGTCCACCCAGGAGAACCAGGACATGATCTCCGGTCAGTTCCTGAATCTCTTCACCACACTGCTGCTGGTCTTCTCCGGCATCGTGCTGCTGGTCGCGACCTTCTCGATCCACAACACCTTCGCGATCGTTATCGCCCAGCGCACCCGTGAGAACGCGCTGCTGCGCGCACTCGGCGCCTCCCGCCGCCAGGTCGTCTCCTCGACGCTCATCGAGGCGGTCGTCGTCGCCCTGGCCGCGTCCGTGGCCGGACTGCTCGGCGGCATCGGCGTCGCCGCCGGACTGCAGACGCTTTTCCCGCTCATCGGATTCCCCTTCCCGGAGGGCAGCCTGGTGATCAGCGGCGTCTCGATGCTGCTGCCGCTCGCCGTCGGTGTGATCGTCTGCCTCGGCTCCGCGCTGCTGCCCGCCGTACGCGCCGGGCGCACCGCGCCGCTCGCCGCACTGCGCGAAACGGCCGTGGACCACTCCGCGGCCTCGCGGACGCGTGCGTACGCCGGCACGGGCGTGGCCCTGGCCGGAACCGGCCTCATTCTGACCGGCGTCGTGGCCAGTGGGCCGATCTGGCTCAGTGCGGCCGGCGCGGTACTGGCCCTCGTGGCCTTCGTGGTGCTCGGACCCGTCGCGTCCTCGTACGCCGTACGGATCCTGGGCCGGCCGCTCGACCGGCTGCGCGGCGTCTCCGGCAGCCTGGCCAAGCGCAACGCACTGCGCGGCCCCAAGCGGACCGCGGCCACCGCCACCGCGTTGATGACCGGCGTCGCCGTCGTGTCCCTCTTCACCGTCTTCGGCGCCTCGCTGAAGGCGACCATGGACCAGACGGTCTCCCGCTCCTTCGCGGGCGATGTCGCGGTGAGCGTGCCGGCGTTCGGTGCGGGCGGCAGCGGGCTCAGCCCGAAGCTCGCCCCTGCCATCGCCGCACAGCCCGGGGTGGAGACCGCGGTTGGCCTCGGCAAGGGAGTCGCGGAAGTCGACGGCGCGGGACGCGAGCTGACCATCACCGACCCGGCGGCGCTCGCCGAGGCCTTCGACCTCGGCACCGTACAGGGATCGCTCGACAAACTGGGCGCGGGCGGCATGGCCGTGGCGGACACGGAGGCCGGCAAGCGGGGCTGGAAACCCGGCTCCACCGCCGAACTCGCCTTCACCGACGGCAGGAAGCAGACGTTCACGGTCCGTGCCGTCTTCGACCGGTCCGAGTTGTCCGGCGACTATGTCGTCACCCGCGAGGCCTGGGCCCCGCATCGCGGACAGGATTCCGACACCCTCATCGCCGTCAGCTTCAAGGACGGCGTGTCCACTGCCGACGGCACGGCAGCGGTCGAGAAGACCGCGGCGGCGTACGGCGATCCCGAGGTGCAGACCCGCGACGAGTACGCGCGGACCGCGGCCGGAGCCATCGACATGATGCTCACCCTCGTCTATGCCCTGCTCGCCCTCGCCGTGGTGATCGCGCTGCTGGGCATCGCCAACACGCTCACTCTCGCCATCCACGAACGCACCAGGGAACTGGGCCTGTTGCGTGCCGTCGGACAGACCAGAAACCAACTACGCGCCATGGTGCGCTGGGAGTCGGTACTGGTCGCCGCATTCGGCACCGCGGGCGGCCTGGCGCTCGGCGGACTGCTCGGCTGGGTGCTCGTCAAGGCGTCCGAGGCCACGGGCGACACCGCCTTCGTGTTCGCCGTACCGCCGGTGCGGCTCCTGGTGGTCGGGCTGGTCGGCCTGGTGGCCGGTGCGGTCGCGGGCTGGCGGCCCGCGCGGCGCGCCGCACGTCTGGACGTACTGCGCGCCATCGCCACCGAGTAG